The segment TAGCCAGATCTAagcatgaaaattgaaaatactaAGGTGATAAGTATCTGTTTTTGGGCATCAATGCTGGATTGAACTCGGGGTAtggtttttctcttttaaacctATTGCTgtcacaaagaaaataatctcTTTTAAATTCCATGGGCGCTTGGTGACTTATTCTTTGGGCCTTGCCATGTTGGAATTGTGTTGTTTAACAAGATCTATACATACTGTTGATGTCTTTCTCAATGAATTTGTTGGAGCATCATAGTCATGAGTTGCTTGGTGTTATAATTCTGATCTTTTTTCGTGTGCAGGTGAACACAGAGAGGGCTATACGCCATGCAATCCAAGAGCGCCTGCCCATTGTTGTTGTCATCAATAAGGTAAATTTGCATCAGCTGTGCTCAATtctaatttcaaatttcattattaactAGTGCTTAATGCCTTAGCATACCTaccattttatttatgtattcttCCTCCTTTAAAGGTTGACAGGTTGATAACAGAATTGAAGCTGCCTCCCAAGGATGCTTACCATAAATTGAGGCATACAATTGAAGTCATTAATAACCACATTTCTGCTGCTTCAACCACTGCAGGAAATGTTCAAGTTATAGATCCAGCTGCTGGAAATGTTTGTTTTGCAAGTGCCAGTGCAGGATGGTCCTTCACCTTGCAGTCATTTGCAAAATTATATGTCAAACTCCATGGGGTCCCATTTGATGCTGATAAGTTCGCAGCTCGTCTTTGGGGGGACTTGTACTATCATCCAGACACTAGGAATTTTAAGAAGAAACCCCCTGTGAATGGAGGAGAAAGATCGTTTGTCCAATTTGTTCTTGAACCCCTCTACAAAATATATAGCCAAGTGATTGGAGAACACAAGAAGAGTGTGGAAGCAACTCTTGCAGAACTTGGTGTAACTCTTAGCAATGCAGCTTACAAATTGAATGTTAGGCCTCTGCTCAGACTGGCTTGTAGCTCTGTTTTTGGTGCAGCATCAGGCTTTACTGATATGCTGGTTAAGCATATACCTTCTGCCCAAGATGCTGCAGCAAGGAAGGTAGACCATATATATACAGGACCCAAAAACTCCATGATTCACAAGGCCATGGTAGATTGTGATGCTTCAGGCCCCCTTATGGTCAATGTGACCAAGCTGTATCCCAAGTCTGATTGCAGTGTCTTTGATGCTTTTGGAAGGGTCTACAGTGGTACAATTCAGACAGGGCAGACTGTACGTGTGCTGGGAGAAGGCTATTCCCCAGATGATGAGGAGGACATGACTGTAAAAGAAGTAACAAAATTATGGATTTATCAAGCTCGAGATAGGATACCCATAAGCAGTGCACCTCCAGGATCTTGGGTTCTTATTGAAGGTGTTGATGCATCAATTATGAAAACTGCCACTCTATGTAATATGGATTATGATGAAGATGTGTACATTTTCCGGCCACTACAATTCAATACCCTTCCTGTAGTAAAAACAGCTACAGAACCCCTAAATCCTAGTGAATTGCCTAAAATGGTGGAAGGTCTTAGGAAAATTAGCAAAAGCTATCCTCTAGCCATAACTAAAGTTGAGGAGTCTGGGGAGCATACTATTTTAGGTACGGGAGAGTTGTACTTGGACTCAATAATGAAAGATCTAAGAGAGCTTTATTCTGAAGTTGAAGTCAAGGTACTTATTCTCTTATACCACTTTTCTCTTGGAATAATTTAATGAtcctcctcttcttcatctCTATTGAACACTTTTGTCTTAATTGGCATACTTTGCTTAAATTTTTAGGTGGCAGATCCAGTTGTCTCATTCTGTGAAACAGTAGTAGAGTCTTCTTCAATGAAATGTTTTGCTGAAACAcccaacaagaaaaataaaatcaccaTGGTAGGGCAGCTACttaatttcctttcttttctggTCTGGGTGATTTTGGGATTCACAATTAATATAGCTAATTGAATAAAGTTTTCTAAATGTCTACATTTGGCAGATTGCAGAGCCACTGGAGAGAGGTCTTGCAGAGGACATTGAGAATGGTGTTGTAAGTGTTGATTGGAGTCGGAAGACTCTTGGTGATttcttcaaaacaaaatatgacTGGGATTTGCTGGCAGCTCGATCCATATGGGCATTTGGCCCTGATAAGCAGGTAAGTTAGATGCTTTGTTTTTAGGGGTCGCAGGAGGTATATTATGCTATATTCTCCAAATTAACCTTGGAATGTCATCTTGGTTTGTTTATTGTCTTCTGGGCCTAACTTGATGCTGTAAACTATTCTTTTTATCTACAGGgacctaatattttattagatgatACTCTTCCAACAGAAGTTGACAAGAATTTGCTGGGTGCCGTCAAGGATTCCATTGTTCAAGGGtaaattatcttcttttatttcttttttgtggCTCCATATTATTTCTTACCACAAATAGTTTTATGAATTTTGGACAGATTTCAGTGGGGTGCTCGAGAAGGACCCCTCTGTGATGAGCCCATCAGAAATGTCAAGTTTAAAATAGTTGATGCAAGGATTGCACCTGAACCTCTGCATCGAGGATCTGGGCAGATTATTCCCACAGCTCGTCGTGTGGCCTATTCAGCTTTCCTTATGGCTACCCCACGACTGATGGAACCAGTGTATTATGTGGAGGTAAATTATTGCTTATTATGTTAAATGAATTGCATTTTGAAGAAAGGTTATATGCAGTTGGCTGCTTTTTTCAACTTAAATGAACTTGAATACCATGATCATGAAAATAAATGGTCATCTTATCTGTCATTCTCTATTATGTCCTTTTAATATCTTATGGTATACATTCATCCGAAAAAGACATCTTCTAGTATACATGCAGTTCTTTTTTGCTGCAGTAGAGTTTCTCAAGATTgtcaaataaacataaaagtttTCCTTTGAAATCTAAAGAgtatatttcttcattttttctccCTGGATCTTGAATTTTCTAtggtattaataaaaaataccattTCATTGAGATTGAATTATTTTACCAAAGGCTTTTGACTTATATGTTCTGGTTATCTATTTTGGTCACTGCTGTATTTCAGATACAAACTCCAATTGATTGTGTCTCTGCAATCTACACGGTGTTATCTCGCAGGCGTGGGCATGTTACAGCTGATGTTCCTCAACCAGGGACCCCAGCTTATATTGTTAAGGTATGGAAAGTTTTGCTTGCCGCAGTCCCATTAAAAATTTGCTTCTATGAGACTATGATCTATTTTATTTGAGTTCAGAGAAGGACTAGACTATTTGCAATTATTATCTTAAAACAATGCCTTGTGGTATATTTTATGTGCATGCCACTGATTCTTCCACTTGTGGAGGATCTGTGAAACCAGGGGTGTCAAGTTTCAGTGTAATTCATTTGCTTGTTTTAGTTGTTGCATTCATATTTTCTGGCCATTGGTTTGCAGGCATTTTTACCTGTGATTGAATCATTTGGCTTTGAGACGGATTTGAGGTACCATACTCAAGGGCAAGCATTTTGCCTCTCAGTCTTTGATCACTGGGCTATAGTTCCTGGAGATCCCCTCGACAAGAGCATAGTTTTGCGGCCACTTGAACCTGCCCCAATCCAGCACCTTGCTCGTGAATTTATGGTCAAGACAAGGCGTAGAAAGGTACGACTTCAATCTATCCCTCATGcttcactctctctctctgtgtCCTTTAGTTTTAAACTTGTGGGGTCAAACAACCCTTTTGTCAGAAAATGCATGAGAAGTGTCTtgtctaaaataaatttacatgaTTTGAGAAACACAATAATCTTTCTAAAACACCTGACACGCATTCTTGTATGATCAATATTTTTGTAATGCTACTTACTATGGTTGTCATATATACTGATAACTTTGCTGTGTTGAGCTTTATGATCTACCATTGGATTCTGCAAATGGAACAAGTAACttttaggattgggacacttgacCTCATTCTATAGGTtaggttttattataaaaatggtaGTTAGGTTTCAAATGGAGGGGGAATTATTAGGGTTTTTGGTATTGTGTTGGCTGATCGTAGGAGGTTTCCAGTGCCACGGACAGCCGGAAAATAAGTCTCAGATTCTTCAAATTATTCGGTTTATCTTTCCAACCTTctgattaatgaaatagtttttgttttattatgtattttgttttattttctatttttgtagaCTAAATTGTGGGAAGTCTATCAGTGACAATTTAGGTTATGTCCTTGTTTTTGCAGGGTATGAGTGAAGACGTGAGCATCAACAAGTTCTTTGATGAAGCCATGGTGGTAGAGCTTGCTCAACAGGCAGCTGATCTTCACCAGCAAATGATATGATGGAAGGAAGCAAGTTGATATGTTTGTCTTCAGAGGTTATTCTATCCTCCATTTCTTCTGCCAAATCCATCAGAATTTGAAGGTCATAACAATGGAGAAATGTTTATTGTGAAGCTATTATTGAACTAAACACTACTCACCAACACTTTCCCCTAGGAATCTCCAGTTTCTGCAAGTCCAaggaaattttgattatgattctTTAGAGTTGTTTTATGGATCTATTGTTGTATTTGATTCCTTGCTTTTCATAGCTAATTTATTCTGTAGGTGTCCCTTAATAGCCGGTGGTGAAGCCTTTTGAAAGGATGGTAGTACATTATTGAGCCACAATGTCACTGGTTCTTCATTTTGTATCAATGagaagtttttaaatttatatttaagcactgaaattatttctataaatgaacaataaatatagattttatttataattgtaattgatGTTCATTGTTGGATCACTCATTCATATAggtaaaaattgtaatttaatttgactagTTTTCATCTGAAACTTAAATTTggttaatagaaaaataaccttaatatattattaaaaaaattactatattatttttataagaaagaaattaattattatattatttttgaattattttatttcttaaaactataatatcactttaaattaataaaaaatttaaataatattttacacatcaaaattttcatcaacactcttctttcatttcattttcattcttttctttgttatatatggttttagggtttgagtttaagttaatGTGGTTTTGTCGGATTCTGACGAGTAGCGGTTGTGGCATCTaagattttaaaacttaaatttcaaaactaaattatacttttttaaacATGTAAAAGAATTGaactattaatatttaaaaattctgATAGAGTTTGGATTTAAGTAGATAATAGTTTTGATAACTCTGTATTTGAATAAGTATCGAATGTGATaattataatcttaaatttgaatcgtaaagattgaattataaatttttaaatttttaaaaggtcaatttatatatatataatcttaagATAAGattggaaaataaatttttttaaatttttttcaaaattttgaataataaaattattaattttcttttatatatgtttaagacagaaaaatataatttacgcCAAACCCTGCGTggaaaattgtaaataatttttttaatatcccagaaaataaaatagttgaaCCTTCCTCCGTTGACACAGATACATGAGTCTCATTCAACAATTCAATTTCCACAATTGATCTAATTATAAAGCTAAATCCACCACCCACCTCTGTTTTAGATTCTGACATGACCAAACccacatcaaaatcaaattttgtttcagATTACACATTCTTTCTTGTCTTAAAACTCACCATCTTCGCCAACTGAACGTTAGATCGAAGATGGTTCAGCCCCAAGAACCAGTGAAACTATCACCGGGTTTCAGTCTTTTCCCTTCTTTAAAACCCCAAAACAAAACCCTTTTCTTTCACCAAATTACAGCTCTTGTCATCACGTTTTTGGCTTATGCTTCATTTCATGCATCCCGTAAACCCCCTAGCATTGTCAAGAGCGTTATTGGCCCCACTATGCAATCCGATTCTGACTCTGGATGGGCCCCTTTTAATGGCCCTCGTGGTACTCATAGGCTTGGTGAGCTTGACTTAGCATTTCTTACTTCTTATTCTTTTGGCATGTATTTTGCTGGACATATTGGTGATAGGATCGATTTGAGATTGTTTCTTGTTTTTGGAATGATGGGAAGTGGTTTGTTTACTATTCTTTTTGGTTTAGGTTATTGGTTTAGTGTTCACTTGTTCATTTATTTTGTGGTTGTGCAAATATTGTGTGGATTGTTTCAGTCAATTGGGTGGCCTTGTGTGGTGGCAGTAGTGGGGAATTGGTTTGGGAAAGAGAAGAGAGGATTGATCATGGGAGTCTGGAATTCTCATACATCTATTGGTAACATTATTGGCTCTGTCTTAGCATCTGGAGCTTTGGAGTTCGGTTGGGGTTGGTCATTTGTGATGCCTGGaattttgatcatttttgtTGGGATActtgtgtttttgtttcttgttgTGAGGCCTGAAGATTTGGGGTTTGAGACTACAGGAGAGGAGTTTGAGATGCATGTGGAGAATGAGGAAAAATTGGAGAATGAGGAAGTGGGACTTCTTGGAGCGGAGGGTTCCGTTTCTTTGCAAGCAATTGGGTTCTTGGAGGCATGGAGGTTGCCAGGTGTGGCACCATTCGCGTTCTGTCTTTTCTTTTCGAAGCTTGTGGCTTACACTTTCTTGTATTGGTTGCCATTCTACATAAGGCACACAGGTAATTGTTTTCTACAGAAATGTGCATTTAAACTTGTGAGATTGAATTTGATTGTTGCATGATGATAGCTCGAGTGAATTGCATCATCGTACTTTTCTGAAGTAGTGTAAAAATACCTTATCTCTTGTGATGACCTAGTAGAAAATTACTCACATAGACACAAATGAGAGTACAGATCTCACATTTAAGATCTTGTAAACCTTTAGCTGCAGTAATACTGAAGCTCTTATTAGTTGTTCATCATAGATGAAGCATATGTTagattaaaattctttaaatacTGGAGCACCTTTATTTCTTTGGAATTTGTTGAAAAGGTCTCTCCTGAGTGAAAATGGTTGTAGCAATGCTTAGGCTTTCTTTTGAACGCTCCATAATAGTTGATCTATTTGTTGCATAAAATTCTTTGGTATACCAAAGAACATTTCATTAATGAACTTGTGATGGAATGACAGCTGTTGCTGGTGTACATTTGTCACACAAAACTGCCGGGATACTTTCTACTGTATTTGATGTTGGAGGAGTTTTTGGTGGGATTTTGGCAGGATTCATTTCTGATATGATTGAAGCTCGTGCAGTTACTTCAGTTGCATTCTTGATACTATCAATTCCAGCCCTAATACTATACCGGGCTTATGGAGGTTTATCTATGATCAGCAACATTGCATTAATGTTCATTTCTGGGTTGCTAGTGAATGGCCCTTATTCTCTGATTACAACAGCTGTTGCTGCTGATCTTGGTACACAGGATTTAATTAAGGGCAACTCCCGTGCATTAGCTACTGTGACTGCCATTATAGATGGTACTGGTTCTGTTGGGGCAGCTCTTGGCCCTCTTTTGGCTGGGTATATTTCAACCCGGGGTTGGAATAGTGTCTTCTTAATGCTTATAATTGCTATTTTCTTTGCTATGGTGTTCTTGATTCGCGTTGCTAAGACAGAGATTAGAGGAAAGCTAGGTGAGGGGAAATGGCTTTGGAACGGCATAACTACTCATTGATGGACAAAGCTTGaagttttcttttccttttgtatattttttgtaCCACCTTAGAAAATGGATGTGGCGAGGCCATTATACATGTATGTCTAGTCTTTGTATCACATTCTTTATACAATATTCTATATGTTTATGAATTTACAGGAATTATATTTGGGTaaataaatgatgtgttatgtgattgaatgattttaaattaaagataaaatttacaggaattatatatttttgagtacataattggGTAAACAAATGATGtgttatgtgattgagtaattttgaattgaacacttaattatatgaatatacataatttatgtacctGATGTGTCTAAAAAAttgtatacacataacattattcatattTGATACCGTTATTTTTTTTACTCTAGTGGATTAGAGGTGCAAATAGTGTTTTACtcgaatttgaatcaaatacatacatacatacatatgtacATATGGAGCTTAAACTTGTCGAGATGGTAAGAACTTGGATTGAACTCAGGACGGAAACAATTAACccttattttttacatttaaacttcataatttatatatttatcaattatctttttatatttaaaattaaaaaaaaaaatttaaaactgtAAAAACaagatttgaaacttttagagatttattaacattttacttaaatcaaatcatgaGTAAACAAGCCCATCAAACTAACAAACATCAAACTTGAGCTCTTCCTGAGAGTCGAACTCCAGTGGCTCAAATGGCTCGTTTGCCGCCCTAGAGTGGATAGACTATTATTTTACACAAACTCTAggaaaattaaaagtaataacatattatatgattCCTTTGCCAGAAGTTGCAATGACACGGATGTGGCAATGGCAGAGCAACTCAAATGCTCAACTCTGAAacttgcttttcttttatgttAGAACAATCAAAGagcttaaaatataaatgtacAAATTAATTTCTATACATGGAAATAGTGATACTACAATATGCTTATCATTCTTATAATTCACAATTTTGGCTTTTGTCTAAAGCTCTTTCTACTTCCTTCTGTTTATAAGatttgaaagaaagaagattATTTCTACTTCCCCAATGAATTTATACTTAACAAACAAACTCTCAAGGAAGGGAACAGCTTGGTATATTAttatgaacaataaaactacatGCACAAATAAtttgcataaatttatatacaaacgaTGACAAGTCACtatgtaattaagtattgttttatttttaattcaaaatctccAATCACTTAATGATATGCCGTCATTTGTGTACAAGTTTATGTTTATTGTTTGTACGTATAATATTAGTCTATTATTCACTAGTCCTCTCTCCTTTGGCTACCCTTACCAAATAGCCAAATTGCAAGCTCTAAACTTCTATCCTTCTAAAAGGCATCTGATATTTTTTGAAGCCCCTCAGCTGAAATGCTTCTATGAACTTTTGCCTTCTGTACAACCACATTAGGAGGTCGCTCCAAGTGAAAACTCACCATGACCACGGTAAGATTGTCTGTTGATTCTCGTTTCATTGCTTCCACTACTATTTCCTTGCAGCATAAATTCAAGTCATTATGCTCTAGGAGCCTTCTCCTGGAAAAATCTACTGCATTTTGACTAGAAAACACATCCCATATTCCATCACTAGCAATGATAAGAAATTCATCTTCCTTGGTCAGTGTTACTAATTTTAGTTCTGGTTCCGCGCTTAATGGTCCACCCCTTCCACCAATTTTCTTCATTCCATCAAGGTGCCAATCACCTAAGGCACGTGTCACGCCTAGCTCACCATTCAAGTAACCATAAGCAATGTATCCATCCAAGGACTCAATACGCATCCTTTCTTTTTGGCAGCAAGGTCTGTGATCTCTAGACAGTTCTACAGCTGTTCCACGTTGAGACAGAACTGCCCGGCAGTCTCCTGCATTTGCCACAAGCAAAGACCTGCCAGAGGACAATCATATTTTATTCACACTAATTATTTACTATGAATGTGACTAGAAAACATGAATTGAATATGTCTGCATTAATATCAGAATGGTCATAGAGCCTGAAAGACAGTATACTGGGTCTTTAAATAGATTCAGTTTTCAAAATCCATTTAACCAATGTGTCTACACCAAGTTGCATAGTGCCACGTACATTTTAGTTGTCCGTTCCAAACAGAACAAAGTTTTCTCTGACACCCCAAAAGAAGATTTGAGCGTTTGAAACTTTAGAAGGAAACTTGGGAGAAGATGCTTACCTGCCAAATATCATAGCAGCAAGTGCAGTGGTGCCAGAAGACTCAAGAGAGCAGGACTTCAAAAATGCAGCATCAGTCTCTATGAATGACCTTGTGACCACTTTCTCAAGTTCTAGAGGGAAATTGGCATCTTCAACAATGACTTTTGGCAAATGGTCACGGACGAAATTTGCTGCAATGACTTTTGGCAAATGGTCACGGACAAAATTTGCTGCACGCTTTCCTCCATGTCCATCAAATACCTGTTTCCCAAAGCAATTTGATTAAGGAGAATCTATCTTTGGCAGAATAAATATCCATATATATAGATTGGCTTTTCCTCCTTTTAGTACAAAATTCAATGCTTTTTCAAGAGAATTTGTTTCTGAATGCAAAAACCAACTTTAGAGCTTATCCCCTAGCATCAGaacaaaaatcttttaaataagaaaaaagggAACTAAGATTCTGCAAATCATGGAATTAGAGATCTAGAGCAttattttccttctcttttacCTTATAATACTTGTAGCTTCAAAGTTAGTGATCCTTTCTGTATAGAAATCTGGTTAGTGTTGGAGTTATTAACCAAATTAGTGCcgaataaaaaactaatttacaaCCATTCTGCTTTACTTATCCTCCTCTAGATATAATAGAAACTAACAACGAAGACAAATTGTTGTGAAGTACTGACACAAAGGAATTATTATCAGCCAGTACAGCAAACAAGCAGCATAATTGGATAAGAATTTACCCCATAGAATGAAACAGCTTTTTCTCCACTGAGCAATTTAAAACCAAACTTCTCAGCCAAGTTACTTATGCATATGTGAGTGTCCTCCATATCAAGACGATGACCAATGTGAGACGACTCTCCTGACCGCAACATAGGGACAAAGTTTGTAAACTGGTTCTGTTTTCTTTCCATTGTAACTGTATCCTCACAGATGCTTTCCAGCTGAATGAACcacaaaatataaaacacaagaATCAGAACAATAACAAAATTCGAAGAATTTAGCACAACTTCAGAAAGTGATGAAGATTGAGGAAGGTTACCAATTGTTAACTAAGCAAAAGAATACCTCGACTGAAGtactaatatattttagtgGTTACCCACAATTTCTAAGATGTTGGAATTTAAACCTGAACGGAGGACAAAACTAAATGACAATTTCAGATTCTACCTATGTTAACAGCTAGATTTTAGTCATCCTCACCGTCAGGCTTACTTTTAGTTAGAAACCACAATTTCTAACATGTTGCATTAGAATTTCTTGAAGTTAACGCTTATGATTATGAATTACTAAGTCTTCTCCTTTGATACTATATCTCAAAGAACATATTGATGTTATCATGGAGCAACTGCATCTGAAGGGCATTTGATTCAGAAATGCTAAGCAACCATAATCCatgtcaaataaaaattcaattcctGCTTCCAAGCTACACATAAAAATCAGATATGGAAGCTGAGGCAAGAAAAGGATTCTGGAAACAGCCCATAGATCCTGAGCAGTTTTATTAAGGCACTGATCCTTTGTGAGAAAATTCGAACCATATCATGTTATAATTCAGTTCTATCAGTCACTCTTTTAATTGCTGAAAACCTTTTAGATACATTCCCAAAGGGCATGCTGAAATTAAGAAAAGTTGCAGATGAAGTACAGAATGAAGCAGATAAAAAGCTACTGCTAATCAAACAACATCAAAGATCATAGATTCACACCatcaagaaaggaaaaaaatccaGTCTTTAGGCAAATTAGCTcatcaaaaagagaaaacaaagaaaaaaaatgaaattcagaTGAAATAAAGAAGACTTACAGGAGATGAATTAACAGAAGAGTTGTTCTCCAAATTTTCCATCTGGGTATCTAACAGCCCCCAATGTAAAGGCCAAGAAGTGGTCTTATTGCTGCTGGTGATGGGGGTATTGTTACTGTTACTGGTACTGTTACTGTTGTCCAATTCTTCCTCAACTTGGTCTGCATCCTGAAGACACATGATGATAATGAGGTAGCAGTTGCTTGTTGATGATGTTGTAAAGTAGCAAATTGGTTTTCGTATGAAAGGAGGAAGGGCAAGTTGCAGGTATCCAAAGCGACACAAGTTGGAATAGAAAGAGATAGagaaagcttaaaaaaaaaattgatggtgGAGTTGTGaattgaagagaagattcctgaGATAAACCGACGAGTAGTTGAGATTGAAAGGCaggattttaataataatatccaTTAAAGTCCAGATTTTTCCATTGAAAAACGTGGCTCAAAATGAAATAccactttcttttttaatatgcccacatgaaaatattgaaatttttttatttaaatcctatcttatattaaaaaattaattttttttagataaactataaaaaatatcataaattctttttaatattttaaactttctcaaatacatatttatcatattatcattaaaaaaattattaataccaattttgatatatcttaaaatatattttatttttcatttacatCGTCTGACATATATCCGTAAGATACTGAAAACTATAAATCAAACGAATAACTCTTAGATGTTTctattgaataaattgaaattttaaatttttttataaaataaatcagacattcaatatttcttattaaaagttataaataagcacaattaagattttttttgttttgttttaaagacaaaatgatTGGTATggtattttcaataaaaatagtaaaaatttagtcattttaacgaaaaattttaaaattttggttcttttaagaaaatttgaaaattcaattcctTAAAAACAATACgatgttttataaaataattgtgaTAGTTTGAGACATCGAGATATTGTTATCCCTGTTTTTATcgaattcttttttaatattttgggtCTTCCTCTTACACTTTTTGggaacctttttttaattttctattttccaaTTATATCTTATCATATGGAATTTATTGATGGTTAGTCAGTGGTTGACaaagaaaatgttaatattataattgtgCATGACATGAAATTTCAACCTACAAATAAATGTCATGGCATGTTTGAACAAAGGGAAAATTGCCATAGAATTTTACACACTCCTGTCTTCTTTGGTCTCGATGACACTTTCCTaccttcaaatttaaaaaatgacacttTCCCACCTTTCAGAAAATTTCGTTCATTAGTTTTAATGGTTATGATTTTTCACCCGATcgtaaaatatacaaatattaaaagattaatatcacttacattattaaattacaaataatttgaTCTTAATTTACTAACTTAAGTATTTATCACTTATAATcgtattttgattaaaaaaaataaaatcctaaaaactaattttaaaattaaaactatctTCGATAATGAATGTCATTGGTTAAAATTAgaatctcataaaaaaaatacgatttaatTGGAATCACATTAAAATGATGCAATTCAACCACAATTTTATATGAATGGTGTGATTCAGTTGAAAACGTGATGTTAAACGTCACTGAGGACATTTACCATCAAcgacttttttaatattttaaatttattttgtataattactaatcctaaaataaatataaactagagGTAAAATATATTTGGTAATTTAgggataaagttttatttaactCTGGTGaacattgaaaataataaaaaatattttaatctttgtagtatatttatcttaaaaattaacaaattttactaaaaataatatcttttttaaaatctaaggaTATGGGAAAGGACCATTGGGACCAAAAATGGTTGGGAAGTAATGGTTGTCCTATTTTATAGTTTGATTACCccaatataaaatcataattacattGGGATGGgaagca is part of the Mangifera indica cultivar Alphonso chromosome 13, CATAS_Mindica_2.1, whole genome shotgun sequence genome and harbors:
- the LOC123194825 gene encoding 110 kDa U5 small nuclear ribonucleoprotein component CLO; protein product: MDDSLYDEFGNYIGPEIESDQESDAEEEDEDLPDKAAEDEPMSDGEGAANGWITAANDVDMDNQIVLAEDKKYYPTAEEVYGEDVETLVMDEDEQPLEQPIIKPVRNIKFEVGVKDSSTYVSTQFLIGLMSNPALVRNVALVGHLHHGKTVFMDMLIEQTHHMSTFDPNSEKHMRYTDTRIDEQERRISIKAVPMSLVLEDSNSKSYLCNIMDTPGHANFSDEMTAALRLADGAVLIVDAADGVLVNTERAIRHAIQERLPIVVVINKVDRLITELKLPPKDAYHKLRHTIEVINNHISAASTTAGNVQVIDPAAGNVCFASASAGWSFTLQSFAKLYVKLHGVPFDADKFAARLWGDLYYHPDTRNFKKKPPVNGGERSFVQFVLEPLYKIYSQVIGEHKKSVEATLAELGVTLSNAAYKLNVRPLLRLACSSVFGAASGFTDMLVKHIPSAQDAAARKVDHIYTGPKNSMIHKAMVDCDASGPLMVNVTKLYPKSDCSVFDAFGRVYSGTIQTGQTVRVLGEGYSPDDEEDMTVKEVTKLWIYQARDRIPISSAPPGSWVLIEGVDASIMKTATLCNMDYDEDVYIFRPLQFNTLPVVKTATEPLNPSELPKMVEGLRKISKSYPLAITKVEESGEHTILGTGELYLDSIMKDLRELYSEVEVKVADPVVSFCETVVESSSMKCFAETPNKKNKITMIAEPLERGLAEDIENGVVSVDWSRKTLGDFFKTKYDWDLLAARSIWAFGPDKQGPNILLDDTLPTEVDKNLLGAVKDSIVQGFQWGAREGPLCDEPIRNVKFKIVDARIAPEPLHRGSGQIIPTARRVAYSAFLMATPRLMEPVYYVEIQTPIDCVSAIYTVLSRRRGHVTADVPQPGTPAYIVKAFLPVIESFGFETDLRYHTQGQAFCLSVFDHWAIVPGDPLDKSIVLRPLEPAPIQHLAREFMVKTRRRKGMSEDVSINKFFDEAMVVELAQQAADLHQQMI
- the LOC123193833 gene encoding putative glycerol-3-phosphate transporter 5 isoform X1; this translates as MVQPQEPVKLSPGFSLFPSLKPQNKTLFFHQITALVITFLAYASFHASRKPPSIVKSVIGPTMQSDSDSGWAPFNGPRGTHRLGELDLAFLTSYSFGMYFAGHIGDRIDLRLFLVFGMMGSGLFTILFGLGYWFSVHLFIYFVVVQILCGLFQSIGWPCVVAVVGNWFGKEKRGLIMGVWNSHTSIGNIIGSVLASGALEFGWGWSFVMPGILIIFVGILVFLFLVVRPEDLGFETTGEEFEMHVENEEKLENEEVGLLGAEGSVSLQAIGFLEAWRLPGVAPFAFCLFFSKLVAYTFLYWLPFYIRHTAVAGVHLSHKTAGILSTVFDVGGVFGGILAGFISDMIEARAVTSVAFLILSIPALILYRAYGGLSMISNIALMFISGLLVNGPYSLITTAVAADLGTQDLIKGNSRALATVTAIIDGTGSVGAALGPLLAGYISTRGWNSVFLMLIIAIFFAMVFLIRVAKTEIRGKLGEGKWLWNGITTH
- the LOC123193833 gene encoding putative glycerol-3-phosphate transporter 5 isoform X2, translating into MVQPQEPVKLSPGFSLFPSLKPQNKTLFFHQITALVITFLAYASFHASRKPPSIVKSVIGPTMQSDSDSGWAPFNGPRGTHRLGEEFEMHVENEEKLENEEVGLLGAEGSVSLQAIGFLEAWRLPGVAPFAFCLFFSKLVAYTFLYWLPFYIRHTAVAGVHLSHKTAGILSTVFDVGGVFGGILAGFISDMIEARAVTSVAFLILSIPALILYRAYGGLSMISNIALMFISGLLVNGPYSLITTAVAADLGTQDLIKGNSRALATVTAIIDGTGSVGAALGPLLAGYISTRGWNSVFLMLIIAIFFAMVFLIRVAKTEIRGKLGEGKWLWNGITTH